DNA from Arthrobacter sp. PvP023:
CCTGGCCAGCCTTTCCAGCGTCACCCACCAGCTCTCGCAGCTCGAAAAGCTGGGCTATCTCCGCCGCGATCCGAAGCGTCCGCGGGCCATGGAAGTACTCATGCCGCTGACCCTGGATGAAGGTGCTGCCAAAATCTCAGGCGTGGATAAGCCCGCGCGGCTGCGCACCATCGGCGGATTGGCCGTCTCCGAACTGGCCACCGCAACGGATACGGCCATGGTCCCCCTGGTCGGCCGGATCGCAGCAGGCGGCCCTATCCTGGCTGACCAGGTGGTCGAGGACGTGATGCCGCTGCCGAGGCAGCTGGTCGGCCACGGCGAGCTCTTTATGTTGAAGGTGACCGGCGACTCCATGATCGACGCCGCCATCTGCGACGGCGACTGGGTTGTGGTCCGCCGGCAGAGTGACGCGGTCAACGGTGACATCGTGGCAGCCCTGCTGGATGACGAGGCGACGGTCAAAACCTTCCGCCAACGGGACGGCCATACCTGGCTCCTGCCGCAGAACACGCAGTACGAGCCCATCCTCGGCGACCACGCCAACATCATGGGCAAGGTCGTGTCCGTTCTTCGCTCGCTGTAGCCGCTGCGCAGCCCGCTTTCGGGGGCCCGACTTCGGGCCCCCGAAACGGTCAGGTGGCGCCGGCAACGGCACGAGTTGTCAGCCTGCGGCCGCCGCCGACGGAGCCTTCGCCAGCCTCGACAGGGCGGCAACCGCGATCGCAGGATCGGTGGTGGGCCAGAACGGCGGCAGGGCGGCCCGCAGGAAGCCCCCGTAGCGCTCCGTAGACAACCGGGAATCAAGGACCGCAACAACACCCTTGTCGCCGGTGGAACGGATCAGCCGGCCGGCGCCCTGGGCGAGCCGGATTGCCGCGTGGGTGGCCGAAACCGACATAAAGCCGTTGCCGCCCGCCTGTGCCACCGCCCGGGAACGCGCCGTCATCAGTGGATCATCGGGACGCGGGAACGGAATCCGGTCGATCACAACCAGCCGGCACGACCCCCCGGGAACGTCGACGCCCTGCCAGAGAGACATTGTGCCGAAGAGGCAGGTGTCCGGCTCGTCCGCAAACTGCCGCACCAGGGCGGTCATGGTTGATTCGCCCTGGCACAGGATGCTGACATCCAGGCGCGGGCGCATCGCCTCAGCCGCCTCCTCCGCCGCCCGCCGCGACGAAAAGAGGCACAGTGCGCCGCCGCCTGACGCCCGGATCAGCTTCTCCAGCTCATCCAGCGCTTCGGGGGATGTTCCACGGCCGGGCTTCGGCAGATGGCTAGCGACGTAGAGAATCCCTTGCTTGGGGTAGTCGAACGGGGACCCGACGTCCACGCCGGTCCAGCTGGGTGCACCCGGGCCCACCAGCCCAAGCCCTCCCGCCGCCGGCTCGAAGGCCGATCCGATCGCGAGGGTGGCTGAGGTGAGGACCACTGTGTGGCCGGCAAAGAGCCCGTCACGCAGCTTCCCGGCCACGCTCAACGGGGCTATGTTGATCAAGGCCGGCGCTGCGTCGTCCGGCTGCGAATAGCCTTGCTGCGGGTCAAAGGTGCTGTTCCGCGAGAACCAGACCACTTCGCGGTTTTCCCGGGCGGCGATCAGTCGTTCACAGAGCTCGAGGATGACCATCAGGCGTGAGCGCGCAAGCTGGCGACCGCCGTCGGCCGTATTCGCACTGTCCCCTTTCGAATCCGAAAGGGCCGCGCGGCAGGCTTCCCGCAGCTGGTCCACGCAGTCGAGCTGTTCGTCGTTGAGGCCGTTGGGCAGGAGGCCGCTGGGGACTCCGGCGATGGCCAGTTCCAGGTTCGCGGCAGCGTTATTGAGCGCATCCACCGTGATTCCGGTATTCTTCCGGGCGCCGGAAGCGGCGGCGTGGACCATGGCCACGGACAGCTGGCCGGAGACCGCTCCCGTTACCCGGTCCTGCAGCTCGTGCGCCTCGTCGACCACCACGACGTCGTACTCCGGCAGCACCGCCAGGCCTTCGAAGGCGCTGACGGCCAGCATGGCATGGTTGGTGACCACGACGTCGGCCTCGGCGGCGTCCTGGCGGGCCAGTTCGCTGAAGCACTCGGCAGCCATGGGACATTTCTGCGCGCCCAGGCATTCCATTGACGTGACGGACACCTGCCGCCAGGCACGGTCCGTCACGCCCGGCATCAGTTCATCCCGGTCCCCCGTGGCCGTCTTCTCCGCCCACTCGCGGAGCCTGACCACTTCTTTGCCCAGCTGCGACGCCGGACCGCCCAGGGAGGCGGCGAAGTGCGGGACGCTGGTGTCCTCGCCCAGGGAGAAGAGCTGCCCCTCGGAAGGCTCTTCCGAGGGGAATCCGCCGTCGAGCTTGTGCCGGCAGACGTAGTTTGCCCGGCCCTTGACGAGCGCGACCTTGACGGGGCGCTCCAGCGCGGGAGTGATGGTTTCCAGCAGCCGGGGAAGGTCCCTGCCCACGATCTGGGTCTGCAGGGCCAGGGTGGCCGTGGACACCAAAGTGGGCTTGTCGCTCACCTGTGAATGGGCAATCAGCGGAATCAGGTACGCCAAGGACTTGCCCGTGCCGGTTCCGGCCTGGACCAGCAGGTGGTCGCCGCTGTCGATAGCGCGCGCCACCTGCCGGGCCATCTCGTGCTGGCCACTGCGGCTCTGTCCGCCCATGCCGGATACGGCCCGGTCAAGCAGTTCGATCACGAACTCCTCGCCGGCGGAGCCGCTCGTTTCTCCGGCCCCGGGATCAGACATTGCTGATGAAGGATTCCAGTTCAGCGGCGAGCCCTTCGCGCACCATGACGAGGGCGCGGGTGCCCTCCTCCTCATGATCCAGGCGAAGGATTTCGGCGTCCGTTTCGTGGAGTTTGCTGATCAGGTCCCCGCGGTTGTAGGGAATCAGCAGCTCCATCTTGACGCTTGGCCGCGGAATCGATTCGCTGATCGCCTTCAGGAGCTCCGCGATGCCCTGCCCGGTGCGTGCGGATACCACCACGTGGCGGGGTTCGCGCTGCTTCAGGCGTTCCACGACGAAGGGGTCCGCGGCGTCGGCCTTGTTCAGCACGATGATCTCCGGGACCTTGCGTGCGTCCACTTCGCTGAACACTGCCCGGACCGCGGCGATCTGGCCCTCCGGGTCGGGGTGCGAGACGTCCACCACGTGCAAGATGAGGTCCGAATCGGCAACTTCCTCCAGTGTGGAGCGGAACGCTTCCACCAGCTGCGTGGGCAGGGAACGGACGAAGCCCACGGTGTCCGCCAGGGTGTAACCCAGGCCGTCGGCTGTTTCCGCCTTGCGGACGGTCGGATCCAGCGTGGCGAACAGTGCGTTCTCCACCAGGACGCCGGCGTCGGTCAGCCGGTTAAGGAGCGAGGACTTTCCGGCGTTCGTGTACCCTGCGATCGCTACGGACGGGACGGAATTACGACGGCGGTTGGCCCGTTTGGTCTCCCGCGCCGGCTTCATCGCGGCGATTTCGCGCCGCAGCTTGGCCATCCTGGTACGGATCCGGCGCCGGTCCAGTTCGATCTTGGTTTCACCGGGACCGCGGGAACCCATGCCGGCTCCTGCGCCGCCCACCTGGCCGCCGGCCTGGCGGGACATGGATTCGCCCCAGCCGCGCAGGCGCGGGAGGAGGTACTCGAGCTGCGCCAGCTCCACCTGTGCCTTGCCTTCGCGGCTCTTGGCATGCTGGGCAAAGATGTCCAGGATCAGGGCCGTGCGGTCGATCACCTTGACCTTCACGATGTCCTCGAGTCCGCGCCGCTGTGAGGGCGCCAGCTCGGCATCCACCACTACGGTGTCGGCACCGGTGGACATCACGATGTCCTTGAGCTCCTGGGCCTTGCCGGAGCCGAGGAAGGTACCGGGGTCAGGCTTGGCACGGCGCTGGACGATGCCGTCGAGGACTTCCGAGCCCGCGGTTTCGGCGAGGGCAGCGAGTTCGCGGAGTGAATTTTCCGCGTCGGCGAGGGTGCCTTCGGTCCAGAGGCCGGCCAGCACCACCCGTTCGAGGCGCAGCTGCCGGTACTCAACTTCGGTGACGTCTTCGAGTTCAGTGGAAAGGCCGGCCGTACGGCGCAGAGCCCGGCGTTCCTCGAGGTCCTGCTGGTCCCCGTCGAAGATGCTGTGTTCGCTGTCCTGGCGGGAAATCGCCTGGGCTGAACCCAGAACTCCGCGCGGATTTTCCGGGGCGGAGCCAGCGGCACGGGCCGGGACATCCTTGGACAGAATCCGGTCGATGACAGCCTGGATTTCCTCAGGGCTCATGTCCTGGGAGGCTGCATCTGATCCGGTGTTGGGCTGGTTGGTCATGTTCTCCTTTGAAGATTCGACACTTTCAGAATAATGCTGATTGTTTGTCTGCGGGGCGGTATTCGCGCTGGGCTGACGACTATGGGTCATTCGGGCTCCTGGAGTGCCGGCGGCTGCGGGGCAGCGGGCGGCGGTACGGGCGGTAACGGAGGCGGACGCCTGGAAGGCAGTCGGGGTTGCGGAGGATGCGCCTGTCCTGACGGGATGCGCATGGTCAGATGATCAGCATTGCTGGACTCCAAGTAGTACGGGCGGGACGTCGGGCCGGAAAATCACGGCAGGACGGCGCACTGAGCGGAAGGTGAATACCTGCGTCGCTGCGGGACGGGCATAGGCCCGTGCCGGCTACTCGAAGATCAAGAACATGGATTAAACATTAGCAGACCGGTGTCAGTGCTTCGTTCCTGTCCCCGTTTCCCATCGGCGCGCGCGGCAACTAATCTGGCGAGTTATGGAGTCTGCACACTATTTCAGCGCCCAACCTGCCGGGCCGTTCACCCGCAAGCCGCTAACCGTGGAACTTGCCGGTGAAACCCGCAGGCTGCAGACGTCCGGCGGCATTTTCAGCCCCGACGGTATCGACAAGGGAACTGCCGTGCTGCTGGCCGACGTGCCGGCCCCTTCACCCCAAGGCAACCTGCTGGACATCGGTTGCGGCTGGGGTCCGATCGCGCTGACCATGGCCCTCCGGGCACCCCATTCGCATGTCTACGCCGTGGATGTGAACGAACGCTGCGTTGCACTGACAAATGAAAATGCCGGCCTGCTGGGTCTGAACAACGTGACCGCGAGCCTGCCTGACGACGTCGATCCCGGCCTCCGCTTCGACACGATCTGGTCCAATCCCCCCATCCGGATCGGCAAGGACGAGCTGCACTCCCTGCTGCTGCTGTGGCTTCCCCGGCTGGCGCCGGGCGGATCCGCCTGGCTGGTGGTCCAGAAGAACCTTGGTTCCGACTCGCTTCAGCGCTGGCTGGGCGCCGAACTGGACAGCAGCTTTACCGTCACCCGGGAAAGCACTTCGAAGTCCTTCAGGATCCTTCGGGTCAGGAAAGCGTCCCGCTAGCGACGATCACTGCCGGACCGCTGAGTTCCACATGTTCGTGGCCTTCCGGCCCCGCAAAGAACTTAACGCCGACGACGCCGCCGGGAACCTTGACGTTCCAGGCGTCCGGAGCGCCCTGCCCGGCCCAGTGGCGGATGGCCACGGCCGCCGCGCAGGCGCCGGTGCCGCAGGACTGCGTCTCCCCCACGCCGCGCTCATGGACCCGCATGGTGATTGTCCCGACGCCGTCGTGGACCAGGGGCTCGGACGGGACGACAAACTCGACGTTGGTGCCGTTGGCCGGCTTCGGATCCACATGCGGTGCTTTGAAGAGCTGCGTTGCCTCGAGCTCGCTGAGTTCTGCAAGGGCCACGACGGTATGCGGGTTGCCCATGCTGACGGACAGGGCCGGGCGCGGTACTTCCAGGCCGTCGGCTGTCACGAGCGAGTCCATGGCCCGCGCCGTCGCCTCACCCGGGAAAATAAACTCCCACGGGCCCATGTCCACTGCGTAGCCGTCGTCGGTCCGCACCACAGTCTTCGCGCCCGCACGTGTTCCGATGGTCAGGGCATCGCCGACGTCCAGGCGGACGAGGCCCTGGGCGACCAGGAAGTGCACGAACACCCGGACGCCGTTGCCGCACATTTCCGACAGGGATCCATCGCCGTTGCGGTAGTCCATGAACCATTCCGCATCCGGGTGGACCGCCTGCAGCTCACGCCCTTCGGGTAGGAAACGCGACGGCACGGCACGGATCAGCCCGTCGCCGCCGATGCCGCGGTGGCGGTCGCACAGCTCCGCGACCTGCTCCGGAGCAATAGGCCAGGTAGCCTCGGGGTCCGCGACGAGCACGAAATCGTTGCCGGTGCCGTGGCCCTTGGAGAAGGCCAGGCCGCTCAGCCCCTGGAGTGTGCGGTCAGGGGCGGGTGCAAGGGTTTCGTCCATGGTCCAAGGTTACCGTCACGGCGGGACGGGCCGGAAAACCGTGTGGACCGAACCTCAGCGGACACGTGCCACAGCGCACGGCATCGTCAGCGGCAGACAGCCAGTGCTTTCGCCACCAGGTCCGGGTCCTGCCAATCGAACCAGTGGATGCGCGGGTCCGCCCTGAACCAGGTCAGTTGCCTGCGGGCGAATTTCCGCGTGGCCACGATGGTGTCCTCCGTGGCCTGCCCGGCATCCCATTCGCCGTCGAGCACTTTCAGGAACTGCGAGTAGCCCAGCGCGCG
Protein-coding regions in this window:
- the lexA gene encoding transcriptional repressor LexA, with amino-acid sequence MAAQATGGRATQRSQQSPAKPKGLTVRQKKILETIQRSVNDNGYPPSMREIGDTVGLASLSSVTHQLSQLEKLGYLRRDPKRPRAMEVLMPLTLDEGAAKISGVDKPARLRTIGGLAVSELATATDTAMVPLVGRIAAGGPILADQVVEDVMPLPRQLVGHGELFMLKVTGDSMIDAAICDGDWVVVRRQSDAVNGDIVAALLDDEATVKTFRQRDGHTWLLPQNTQYEPILGDHANIMGKVVSVLRSL
- a CDS encoding ATP-dependent DNA helicase, with the translated sequence MSDPGAGETSGSAGEEFVIELLDRAVSGMGGQSRSGQHEMARQVARAIDSGDHLLVQAGTGTGKSLAYLIPLIAHSQVSDKPTLVSTATLALQTQIVGRDLPRLLETITPALERPVKVALVKGRANYVCRHKLDGGFPSEEPSEGQLFSLGEDTSVPHFAASLGGPASQLGKEVVRLREWAEKTATGDRDELMPGVTDRAWRQVSVTSMECLGAQKCPMAAECFSELARQDAAEADVVVTNHAMLAVSAFEGLAVLPEYDVVVVDEAHELQDRVTGAVSGQLSVAMVHAAASGARKNTGITVDALNNAAANLELAIAGVPSGLLPNGLNDEQLDCVDQLREACRAALSDSKGDSANTADGGRQLARSRLMVILELCERLIAARENREVVWFSRNSTFDPQQGYSQPDDAAPALINIAPLSVAGKLRDGLFAGHTVVLTSATLAIGSAFEPAAGGLGLVGPGAPSWTGVDVGSPFDYPKQGILYVASHLPKPGRGTSPEALDELEKLIRASGGGALCLFSSRRAAEEAAEAMRPRLDVSILCQGESTMTALVRQFADEPDTCLFGTMSLWQGVDVPGGSCRLVVIDRIPFPRPDDPLMTARSRAVAQAGGNGFMSVSATHAAIRLAQGAGRLIRSTGDKGVVAVLDSRLSTERYGGFLRAALPPFWPTTDPAIAVAALSRLAKAPSAAAAG
- the hflX gene encoding GTPase HflX, translated to MTNQPNTGSDAASQDMSPEEIQAVIDRILSKDVPARAAGSAPENPRGVLGSAQAISRQDSEHSIFDGDQQDLEERRALRRTAGLSTELEDVTEVEYRQLRLERVVLAGLWTEGTLADAENSLRELAALAETAGSEVLDGIVQRRAKPDPGTFLGSGKAQELKDIVMSTGADTVVVDAELAPSQRRGLEDIVKVKVIDRTALILDIFAQHAKSREGKAQVELAQLEYLLPRLRGWGESMSRQAGGQVGGAGAGMGSRGPGETKIELDRRRIRTRMAKLRREIAAMKPARETKRANRRRNSVPSVAIAGYTNAGKSSLLNRLTDAGVLVENALFATLDPTVRKAETADGLGYTLADTVGFVRSLPTQLVEAFRSTLEEVADSDLILHVVDVSHPDPEGQIAAVRAVFSEVDARKVPEIIVLNKADAADPFVVERLKQREPRHVVVSARTGQGIAELLKAISESIPRPSVKMELLIPYNRGDLISKLHETDAEILRLDHEEEGTRALVMVREGLAAELESFISNV
- a CDS encoding class I SAM-dependent methyltransferase gives rise to the protein MESAHYFSAQPAGPFTRKPLTVELAGETRRLQTSGGIFSPDGIDKGTAVLLADVPAPSPQGNLLDIGCGWGPIALTMALRAPHSHVYAVDVNERCVALTNENAGLLGLNNVTASLPDDVDPGLRFDTIWSNPPIRIGKDELHSLLLLWLPRLAPGGSAWLVVQKNLGSDSLQRWLGAELDSSFTVTRESTSKSFRILRVRKASR
- the dapF gene encoding diaminopimelate epimerase; the protein is MDETLAPAPDRTLQGLSGLAFSKGHGTGNDFVLVADPEATWPIAPEQVAELCDRHRGIGGDGLIRAVPSRFLPEGRELQAVHPDAEWFMDYRNGDGSLSEMCGNGVRVFVHFLVAQGLVRLDVGDALTIGTRAGAKTVVRTDDGYAVDMGPWEFIFPGEATARAMDSLVTADGLEVPRPALSVSMGNPHTVVALAELSELEATQLFKAPHVDPKPANGTNVEFVVPSEPLVHDGVGTITMRVHERGVGETQSCGTGACAAAVAIRHWAGQGAPDAWNVKVPGGVVGVKFFAGPEGHEHVELSGPAVIVASGTLS